NNNNNNNNNNNNNNNNNNNNNNNNNNNNNNNNNNNNNNNNNNNNNNNNNNNNNNNNNNNNNNNNNNNNNNNNNNNNNNNNNNNNNNNNNNNNNNNNNNNNNNNNNNNNNNNNNNNNNNNNNNNNNNNNNNNNNNNNNNNNNNNNNNNNNNNNNNNNNNNNNNNNNNNNNNNNNNNNNNNNNNNNNNNNNNNNNNNNNNNNNNNNNNNNNNNNNNNNNNNNNNNNNNNNNNNNNNNNNNNNNNNNNNNNNNNNNNNNNNNNNNNNNNNNNNNNNNNNNNNNNNNNNNNNNNNNNNNNNNNNNNNNNNNNNNNNNNNNNNNNNNNNNNNNNNNNNNNNNNNNNNNNNNNNNNNNNNNNNNNNNNNNNNNNNNNNNNNNNNNNNNNNNNNNNNNNNNNNNNNNNNNNNNNNNNNNNNNNNNNNNNNNNNNNNNNNNNNNNNNNNNNNNNNNNNNNNNNNNNNNNNNNNNNNNNNNNNNNNNNNNNNNNNNNNNNNNNNNNNNNNNNNNNNNNNNNNNNNNNNNNNNNNNNNNNNNNNNNNNNNNNNNNNNNNNNNNNNNNNNNNNNNNNNNNNNNNNNNNNNNNNNNNNNNNNNNNNNNNNNNNNNNNNNNNNNNNNNNNNNNNNNNNNNNNNNNNNNNNNNNNNNNNNNNNNNNNNNNNNNNNNNNNNNNNNNNNNNNNNNNNNNNNNNNNNNNNNNNNNNNNNNNNNNNNNNNNNNNNNNNNNNNNNNNNNNNNNNNNNNNNNNNNNNNNNNNNNNNNNNNNNNNNNNNNNNNNNNNNNNNNNNNNNNNNNNNNNNNNNNNNNNNNNNNNNNNNNNNNNNNNNNNNNNNNNNNNNNNNNNNNNNNNNNNNNNNNNNNNNNNNNNNNNNNNNNNNNNNNNNNNNNNNNNNNNNNNNNNNNNNNNNNNNNNNNNNNNNNNNNNNNNNNNNNNNNNNNNNNNNNNNNNNNNNNNNNNNNNNNNNNNNNNNNNNNNNNNNNNNNNNNNNNNNNNNNNNNNNNNNNNNNNNNNNNNNNNNNNNNNNNNNNNNNNNNNNNNNNNNNNNNNNNNNNNNNNNNNNNNNNNNNNNNNNNNNNNNNNNNNNNNNNNNNNNNNNNNNNNNNNNNNNNNNNNNNNNNNNNNNNNNNNNNNNNNNNNNNNNNNNNNNNNNNNNNNNNNNNNNNNNNNNNNNNNNNNNNNNNNNNNNNNNNNNNNNNNNNNNNNNNNNNNNNNNNNNNNNNNNNNNNNNNNNNNNNNNNNNNNNNNNNNNNNNNNNNNNNNNNNNNNNNNNNNNNNNNNNNNNNNNNNNNNNNNNNNNNNNNNNNNNNNNNNNNNNNNNNNNNNNNNNNNNNNNNNNNNNNNNNNNNNNNNNNNNNNNNNNNNNNNNNNNNNNNNNNNNNNNNNNNNNNNNNNNNNNNNNNNNNNNNNNNNNNNNNNNNNNNNNNNNNNNNNNNNNNNNNNNNNNNNNNNNNNNNNNNNNNNNNNNNNNNNNNNNNNNNNNNNNNNNNNNNNNNNNNNNNNNNNNNNNNNNNNNNNNNNNNNNNNNNNNNNNNNNNNNNNNNNNNNNNNNNNNNNNNNNNNNNNNNNNNNNNNNNNNNNNNNNNNNNNNNNNNNNNNNNNNNNNNNNNNNNNNNNNNNNNNNNNNNNNNNNNNNNNNNNNNNNNNNNNNNNNNNNNNNNNNNNNNNNNNNNNNNNNNNNNNNNNNNNNNNNNNNNNNNNNNNNNNNNNNNNNNNNNNNNNNNNNNNNNNNNNNNNNNNNNNNNNNNNNNNNNNNNNNNNNNNNNNNNNNNNNNNNNNNNNNNNNNNNNNNNNNNNNNNNNNNNNNNNNNNNNNNNNNNNNNNNNNNNNNNNNNNNNNNNNNNNNNNNNNNNNNNNNNNNNNNNNNNNNNNNNNNNNNNNNNNNNNNNNNNNNNNNNNNNNNNNNNNNNNNNNNNNNNNNNNNNNNNNNNNNNNNNNNNNNNNNNNNNNNNNNNNNNNNNNNNNNNNNNNNNNNNNNNNNNNNNNNNNNNNNNNNNNNNNNNNNNNNNNNNNNNNNNNNNNNNNNNNNNNNNNNNNNNNNNNNNNNNNNNNNNNNNNNNNNNNNNNNNNNNNNNNNNNNNNNNNNNNNNNNNNNNNNNNNNNNNNNNNNNNNNNNNNNNNNNNNNNNNNNNNNNNNNNNNNNNNNNNNNNNNNNNNNNNNNNNNNNNNNNNNNNNNNNNNNNNNNNNNNNNNNNNNNNNNNNNNNNNNNNNNNNNNNNNNNNNNNNNNNNNNNNNNNNNNNNNNNNNNNNNNNNNNNNNNNNNNNNNNNNNNNNNNNNNNNNNNNNNNNNNNNNNNNNNNNNNNNNNNNNNNNNNNNNNNNNNNNNNNNNNNNNNNNNNNNNNNNNNNNNNNNNNNNNNNNNNNNNNNNNNNNNNNNNNNNNNNNNNNNNNNNNNNNNNNNNNNNNNNNNNNNNNNNNNNNNNNNNNNNNNNNNNNNNNNNNNNNNNNNNNNNNNNNNNNNNNNNNNNNNNNNNNNNNNNNNNNNNNNNNNNNNNNNNNNNNNNNNNNNNNNNNNNNNNNNNNNNNNNNNNNNNNNNNNNNNNNNNNNNNNNNNNNNNNNNNNNNNNNNNNNNNNNNNNNNNNNNNNNNNNNNNNNNNNNNNNNNNNNNNNNNNNNNNNNNNNNNNNNNNNNNNNNNNNNNNNNNNNNNNNNNNNNNNNNNNNNNNNNNNNNNNNNNNNNNNNNNNNNNNNNNNNNNNNNNNNNNNNNNNNNNNNNNNNNNNNNNNNNNNNNNNNNNNNNNNNNNNNNNNNNNNNNNNNNNNNNNNNNNNNNNNNNNNNNNNNNNNNNNNNNNNNNNNNNNNNNNNNNNNNNNNNNNNNNNNNNNNNNNNNNNNNNNNNNNNNNNNNNNNNNNNNNNNNNNNNNNNNNNNNNNNNNNNNNNNNNNNNNNNNNNNNNNNNNNNNNNNNNNNNNNNNNNNNNNNNNNNNNNNNNNNNNNNNNNNNNNNNNNNNNNNNNNNNNNNNNNNNNNNNNNNNNNNNNNNNNNNNNNNNNNNNNNNNNNNNNNNNNNNNNNNNNNNNNNNNNNNNNNNNNNNNNNNNNNNNNNNNNNNNNNNNNNNNNNNNNNNNNNNNNNNNNNNNNNNNNNNNNNNNNNNNNNNNNNNNNNNNNNNNNNNNNNNNNNNNNNNNNNNNNNNNNNNNNNNNNNNNNNNNNNNNNNNNNNNNNNNNNNNNNNNNNNNNNNNNNNNNNNNNNNNNNNNNNNNNNNNNNNNNNNNNNNNNNNNNNNNNNNNNNNNNNNNNNNNNNNNNNNNNNNNNNNNNNNNNNNNNNNNNNNNNNNNNNNNNNNNNNNNNNNNNNNNNNNNNNNNNNNNNNNNNNNNNNNNNNNNNNNNNNNNNNNNNNNNNNNNNNNNNNNNNNNNNNNNNNNNNNNNNNNNNNNNNNNNNNNNNNNNNNNNNNNNNNNNNNNNNNNNNNNNNNNNNNNNNNNNNNNNNNNNNNNNNNNNNNNNNNNNNNNNNNNNNNNNNNNNNNNNNNNNNNNNNNNNNNNNNNNNNNNNNNNNNNNNNNNNNNNNNNNNNNNNNNNNNNNNNNNNNNNNNNNNNNNNNNNNNNNNNNNNNNNNNNNNNNNNNNNNNNNNNNNNNNNNNNNNNNNNNNNNNNNNNNNNNNNNNNNNNNNNNNNNNNNNNNNNNNNNNNNNNNNNNNNNNNNNNNNNNNNNNNNNNNNNNNNNNNNNNNNNNNNNNNNNNNNNNNNNNNNNNNNNNNNNNNNNNNNNNNNNNNNNNNNNNNNNNNNNNNNNNNNNNNNNNNNNNNNNNNNNNNNNNNNNNNNNNNNNNNNNNNNNNNNNNNNNNNNNNNNNNNNNNNNNNNNNNNNNNNNNNNNNNNNNNNNNNNNNNNNNNNNNNNNNNNNNNNNNNNNNNNNNNNNNNNNNNNNNNNNNNNNNNNNNNNNNNNNNNNNNNNNNNNNNNNNNNNNNNNNNNNNNNNNNNNNNNNNNNNNNNNNNNNNNNNNNNNNNNNNNNNNNNNNNNGAGAGAGGAGAGATGGAGAAGATGACTTGGTTGGTGAGTTCTGTCTCTTATgctatatatatttatgtgtacttaatttgttttaattttcataaacctttttcttttcttttcctttcttttcttttcttttcttcttctttctcttctcatttccctaattcaaattcataatttttaatttgtgttaattattttattctctaaatttttattttgatatttaggtcaaaattcacctttgggggtgaaatgatcaaaatgctctTCATAATGCATATtgggtcatttttattatttttgtacaaattaataaattctctaaattttattttatttttctctaaattttcctatattttcttaacatttatttcttcaatttatgcctcatcactatagtgtaggtgtagttccagacattctgactgtccgaacagatattagtcgtcgaaacagtaaaatgtacagactacctatggtgagggcgttacaattcttcccctctaataaaaatttcatcctcaaaatttacctaatgtgaaaagctgagggaactgctgcctcatcatctcctcgctctcccatgtcactTCTTCTatattgtggtgtctccacaagactttcactagtgagatcctcttgtttctgagttctttcacttcccgtgccaagattctgactggttcttcttcatatgtcaaatcaggttgcacaattatctcctctgctgaaatgacatgtgaaggatctgatctgtatctcctgagcatcgacacatggaacacgttgtgaatcttgtccaactcaggtggtaaagctagcctgttggctactggacccacacgctcgatgacatcatatggaccaataaacctagggcttaacttacccttcttatcaaatctcagcactttctcccaaggtgataccttgagaaacaccttatctccaacctcatactctatatcctttctcctcaggtcggcatatgacttttgtttgtctgaggcaactttcaaattgtctctgatgagtttcacttttttctCAGTCTGTCTCACCAAATCTGGGCCCACTACCTTTtcttcacccatttctgtccagcataagggagtcctgcatctcctcccatacaatgcttcatatggagccatttttatgctggcttggtagctgttattgtatgcaaactctaccaaaggaagatacttctcgcaacttccttcaaaatcaatgatgcagcttctcaacatatcctccaatacctatcatatcatgtcattcatgtcatttgtgttaggttattattatcatttctttAACAATTATagtaattcattaagttctaagggttacctgaatcaccctttctgactgtctatccgtctgtggatgaaaagccgtactaaagtgcagttgagtgcctaaagactcctgtagcctcttccaaaacctcgaagtaaattgAAAGCTTAACAAAAATGGAGGGAAATGGGGACTAGGGTGGACGacaagagagagaggagagatggaGAAGATGACTTGGTTGGTGAGTTTTGTCTCTTATgctatatatatttatgtgtgcttaatttgttttaattttcataaacctttttcttttcttttcctttcttttcttttcttttcttttcttcttctttctattctcatttccctaattcaaattcataatttttaatttgtgttaattattttattctctaaattttcatatattttcttaacatttatttcttcaatttatgcctcctcactatagtctaggtgtagttccggacattctgactgtccgaacagacattagttgtcgAAACAGTAAAATTTATAGACTACCTATGATGAGGGCATTACAGATTCATCATaattaataacaaaaataaaatctaCTAAATCCAGCTCTAgaagaacaaaaaaaaattgCGTTTTTTATATTGTTATTTTTTCTTATATTAAAGTAAATATCTTTGGATGCACAAAATTATAAAACTTGGAGATTTGGTTTACCCGGACTAAGATTTCTCTCAATTTTGGTTAATATgacttattatatttaaataattttaatttttattttaaatctgttgttgaatttttttttaaatgtaatcACTAttctttaatatttaaatttattttaaaaaatagttatttgatttcattttaaatttaaaggTGAGATATTGTTTTATAATagtcaattttattaaaatagagaatTCTTAAAAATGGAGAATTCTTCAGAAAAATTAACAAGATAAATCCAGCCTACTTCAAGATCAATAGATCTAGATCAAGACTCTATCAAACTACGACTTGAATTGTTAAGCAAAAAATCTGATAAGAAGTACAAACCAGACACGTCTAACTTATACCAATAttattaaaatactataaattatatttttacaaaCATGAGAATATTAATGTAACATTATTCTTCTCTTCACAACTTGTAAAGTGTGATCagaattaattatacataaacttATTCGTTAATGGGTACCATATGataacaagaaaaataaaaataataaaagaaaacatATCCAATTATTCATCTGCTTCATGCCATACATATGCAAGTGCAGTAGCAAAGCAaaggtaaaaaaataaaaatcaaaaaattaaaaaagagaaaaagatcaCATTATTTCATTGGTTAATAGCTAAACAAATTAAGTCTAGATTGTACATGGAGGCATGTAAGCAGGTGGAGGAAGCATTCTACTAGCCCTGGTACGTCCTTCCTTCACTATTATCACAGTGTCCATTCCCCAGCTTGCATGTCGTTCCAAATGGCAGTGCATAAACCATACACCTGGATTAAAaagtatataaatattaattatatctcAATGACCAAATTATATCctgtaaattaaattaagtaaTAGTGTAGTGATCTACCAGGATTGTTGGCAGTGAACCTAATGGCAGCCCATCCTTTCCTAGGGATTCCAATGGTGTTAACTTCTGGTGGATCGACGAGATTATAATTCTTGATGTCAGACTTACTGAAATTCCCTGTACCAATTCCGACCAAATAGAAGCTAAAACCATGAAGATGCATGGGATGATTCTCCGGGGACTGAATAGCAGTCCCTTGGAACACAAGCTCAACCTTTTCACCATATTCTATAGGTATAACCTTTGTCCCTTGAGTTGTGTATTGTGAAATGTTTGTCACGTCCCCAGTAAAGTCGAAAATCTTGGGCTGATTTGGGAAGTTTTTGCCGAAAACGCCATTGATTCCCCTATTAAGAAAAAACACACTTTCAAtgtaattatcttgtatatattggTTAAAAGCTCTGATGAATGGAGAATAATGGAAATAGATACCTGTAATATGCTCCCAATACATCAATTTTAGGTGTAACGAAACTTATTGTTGACCCcataagctcaaaggagcatagattttgatgatatcaaaactcaactagaatcaaactaacattgtttttaagtgttgtgtatctcaaagaaaaaggacaaaaggatttcatAATGGATTCGTACTTTTGAAGaaaagatgacattctaaggataacacaagacgaatcaaaggagatcaAAGAATAAAATGTTACCTTCAAAGGctacattgaaaatcagaattgaaggtacatatagtatagaagttaattttatttttaggattacttgtgaaaagaattgaggagtaaaagtcaatgatgcttatttttaatccctcaaatgatttttcttttaaacatcattattattggcctaaaaagtgtttgactatgatttggtgtaaagttttatagttttgaaagttatgcagaaaagttttcctggtatgctaactggtttgctacttatattagtatgctaactggttcgctattttctcaagtatgctaactgtttcaactctgcacaacatcgcagaaaacgacaaaataacggctattttcttgaaattcgtatctgtaacgttcaaatgagttctgcaacggtaaaaaacgttccaaagctataaatacaccttcctttggccattttgcactcaatgaaagtccctctactgttcaaaatctttaaagctttcattcaaagtgctcaaagtgatttattgctcttcattggcttatttactcaactcttctttatagattctgttgtattgagtgagagtgagttttaaacacattattatcatttatgagaggtcattcaagcacctattgaagcttggttgtgaaaagtgtttgggataacacttggtagaagtgtgaagctacttgtaaaagctttggtgagaaatttgtaaagggctttgtctcttgccttcaaaagagaagaatagtggagagaagactcaaagtgggatctttgagagagaggatgtaggctagttaaagccgaaccactataaaaattccagtgttcattttctcaacccttgctctttacatttatgcaatttaactttatgattgatatgcttttgctgatttgaaaattgatatcatAAGTTTGATCTTAGAAAATTAGTTTCTTGCTAAATCTGCTTTTCGCTAAAGCTGTATCCTGATTTAATCTGCATGTTGTTTGATTTCTTTGTCGATTAGAATATTTGGTATCTTCTTTGTGTTAAGCGTATTCATTcatgatatatttactgaatgcttacatagtctgttatatcagtatactgattgcatatagcttaaccttgagtcaacttgtcaatagagctatattgttcatttttcacattagttaatttagttgaacctagctgcaattttcaaaggttttgagcaagaaccgaaaattgtttttaaaagtccaattcacccccctcttggacatattttgggacatcacttATGTTATTCAAGCTCGCAGACATGGTCTGATTGAATGGGCCTTTGCAGGTTTTCCCAGCAGGGCAAGGCAAGAGATTCAAAGAGATAGTGATAAAAATTCGTTTAGTAATCTTTTTGGGGACATTGACAGGGTGTTCCTTACTTGCTAAGCTCCTCAAGAGAACAGTGAAGTTTTGAGCAGCACTTTCATTGTTATATGCAGGTAAGTTGGGCAAAGGGATAGATTTAGGAGGAGAATATTTGCCTTCATATTCAATAATTGCCTTGACGCTGGTGTTATCAAATTCTGCAAAACTATCAAAATAAGGAGTAGAGACCATGTAATATTTGCTAGGAGATTGATTTGCTGTGACCAAAACGTCCATTGTTTGGCCTGGAGTTATAAACAAGTAATCAGTGGTAAAAGGTTTGGTGTATGCTCCATCTGATCCAACAACTGTGAGCTTGTGGTTTGCGATGCCAAAGAATTGTTCGTCGTTCATCACAGCATTCACTATCCTCAGAAGATAAGTCTTGCCATAGCTAAACAGCATATGAAATGTTTTTCCTGCAACGGGTAGGTAGAAGATGACCAATTAAGTAATGCCAAAATATACGCAATTCATGCCAAATTATCGTGtcctttctttcttttcaaaataaaatgataaattcTTCCTTGGAAGTGACGCATTATGTTTAGATaagtttatattttatatatatatatatatatatatatatatatatatatatatatatatgagactaATATTTATACTGATCCTATTATATATATTCATCTTAATTTATAATAAACCTGAGCtaggtaataaaaaaattttaaacttatctcttctattaaaaatattttttcattaaaAGAATCTTCGAATAAAGATCTCAAACATTTAATGTTGGAATAATGTCTTTTTGAAAACTCATATGATTTACCTCAAAACTAAgagatttttaatttaaaaagtataAATCTTGTATATAACTGAAAGTGCAAAATGGGTTTGAATTGTGCGTTGCTTCAAATTATTCATCAAATACTTATATAAAaacaattttaaattaatttacagCTTTTATAtaacaatttttaattaaaatattaatttttatgaaaaattaattttattaatttaattctcatattagaatttcattttaaattttataaatagtcaacctccttttttttttccttgaagtTTTTTCATATTTCTTTCTTTCAGTGGCTTAATTGGCAAATATTAAATGTTAAGGGCTATTTCGTGCAAAGCATCATCATAAGGAGAAACTTTTTTGTACCAGTGGGACAGACAGTTGCGTTAACTACTCCTGTGTAGCCATTGATGGTGTGAGCATTTGAAGTATTTGGATTACCGCCTGTTTCCAGAGCCTCATCAATTATTGCCTTCAAGTCTTCCTTAAACCATGATCCTGAAAGCCAGAAAGAGAGATCAAAAGATCAAAGGCATTTATAGTTATGTTTATCAAGACGCACTTTTGCTATTAGACAAATAGTCGATATGTTAAACTCTTCAATTGAAGGCCATAATTAATACATATGTAAAGGGTTCGAGTAGGTACCAAGCACAATAATCTGTTCCTTGTAGGGTTTGGCAAATGGGTAAGTGGTTCC
This is a stretch of genomic DNA from Hevea brasiliensis isolate MT/VB/25A 57/8 chromosome 12, ASM3005281v1, whole genome shotgun sequence. It encodes these proteins:
- the LOC110668438 gene encoding laccase-14; translation: MVPLKVNFVLGLLGVAFLNILVLCMARPGVHYYDFVLKETNFTRLCSTKSMLTVNGSFPGPVIQVRRGDLVYVNVHNQGKYGVTIHWHGVKQPRNPWSDGPENITQCPIQPGTSFTYKVILSDEEGTLWWHAHSDWSRATVHGAFVILPKRGTTYPFAKPYKEQIIVLGSWFKEDLKAIIDEALETGGNPNTSNAHTINGYTGVVNATVCPTVIFYLPVAGKTFHMLFSYGKTYLLRIVNAVMNDEQFFGIANHKLTVVGSDGAYTKPFTTDYLFITPGQTMDVLVTANQSPSKYYMVSTPYFDSFAEFDNTSVKAIIEYEGKYSPPKSIPLPNLPAYNNESAAQNFTVLLRSLASKEHPVNVPKKITKRIFITISLNLLPCPAGKTCKGPFNQTMSASLNNIISLHLKLMYWEHITGIYFHYSPFIRAFNQYIQDNYIESVFFLNRGINGVFGKNFPNQPKIFDFTGDVTNISQYTTQGTKVIPIEYGEKVELVFQGTAIQSPENHPMHLHGFSFYLVGIGTGNFSKSDIKNYNLVDPPEVNTIGIPRKGWAAIRFTANNPGVWFMHCHLERHASWGMDTVIIVKEGRTRASRMLPPPAYMPPCTI